From the genome of Aeromonas hydrophila subsp. hydrophila ATCC 7966:
CTACTTCCACGAGTTTGAAGCGGGCAAGCACCGCATCGTGTTTGCCGACGACGCGGCCGCTCTGACTGCCGGCCCCGAGCTCTTCTTCAACCTCGGCAACCGTTCCCTCGAGCAAGGCCCCTATGTGCGGCAGTTCCACTACCGTGAGGCAGTGCGCCCGTCGGATGTGGAGCTCAAAGACTACAGCTGCAAGACGCCTGCCTACGGCCTCTCTCACAAAAAGCAGGGCAGTGAGCTCGAGCACCAGCGCGACACCTACCAGCACTTCGACTATCCGGGCCGCTACAAGCAGGACCCGAGCGGCAAGGCGTTTGCCCAGCATAGGCTGGATGCGCTGCGCAACGACGCGGTGGCGGGCCAGGTTAAGTCCAACTGCGCCGCGTTGCTGCCGGGCCAGACGTTTTCACTCACTGAACATCCCAACGGCAGCCTCAACACCGACTGGCAAATCGTGCGTATCCGTCACACCGGTGAACAACCCCAGGCCTTGGAAGAAGAAGGCGGCAGCGGCCCCACCGTCTATCACAACGAATTTGGTGTAGTGAAGGCCAGCACCACCTGGCGGGCGCGCATCGGCAGTCCGGAGGCCCCTCACAAGCCCATGGTGGATGGCCCGCAAATCGCCATGGTGGTGGGCCCCGACGGGGAAGAGATTTACTGCGACGAGCACGGCCGGGTGAAGCTGCAATTCCCGTGGGACCGCTACGGCTCGAGCAACGACCAGAGCTCCTGCTGGGTGCGAGTCTCGCAAGGCTGGGCCGGCGGCCAATACGGCATGATGGCCATCCCGCGCATCGGCCACGAGGTCATCGTGAGCTTTTTGGAAGGGGATCCGGACCAGCCCATCGTGACCGGGCGCACCTATCACGCCACCAATCGGCCACCGTACGAGCTGCCAGCCAACAAGACCCGCACCGTGCTGCGCACCGAAACCCACCAGGGTGAGGGCTTCAACGAGCTGCGCTTTGAAGACCAGGCTGGGCAGGAAGAGATTTACATCCACGGTCAGAAAGACCTGAACGTGCTGATAGAGAACGATGCCGCTTGGCACATCAAACATGACCAGCACACCGACATCGACAACGAGCGGGTGACCCGTGTCAGGAAGGTGCCGGGTGAGGAAGGGGCCCCACCCAGTCTTGGCAACGATCATCTGACCGTTGAAGGAGAGAAGCGGG
Proteins encoded in this window:
- the vgrG gene encoding type VI secretion system effector VgrG, which translates into the protein MADSTGLQFTVKVGALPESTFVVAEFALDEALNRPFNLRLELASAQPDIDFGAVLDQPCELLVWYNGELQRRVCGVVSDFAQGDSGFRRTRYQLMVQPALWRLSLRQNCRIFQAQKPDEILSILLQEHGITDYAFALKNEHAKREYCVQYRETDLDFVNRLAAEEGMFYFHEFEAGKHRIVFADDAAALTAGPELFFNLGNRSLEQGPYVRQFHYREAVRPSDVELKDYSCKTPAYGLSHKKQGSELEHQRDTYQHFDYPGRYKQDPSGKAFAQHRLDALRNDAVAGQVKSNCAALLPGQTFSLTEHPNGSLNTDWQIVRIRHTGEQPQALEEEGGSGPTVYHNEFGVVKASTTWRARIGSPEAPHKPMVDGPQIAMVVGPDGEEIYCDEHGRVKLQFPWDRYGSSNDQSSCWVRVSQGWAGGQYGMMAIPRIGHEVIVSFLEGDPDQPIVTGRTYHATNRPPYELPANKTRTVLRTETHQGEGFNELRFEDQAGQEEIYIHGQKDLNVLIENDAAWHIKHDQHTDIDNERVTRVRKVPGEEGAPPSLGNDHLTVEGEKRDHIKADYSLTVDTSMHQKLGQSWLTQAGQEVHVKAGAKVVLEAGSEITVKVGGCFIKVDGGGVTLVGPTIKMNSGGNAGSGSGWAGKVPKSMEGMLDSPHTRWMKFYHLDSELMPLAGTPYKAVLSDGSVREGTLDGEGMALLEDVPAGTASVTYDLQDTFADLPRESISALTGHLDSLSDEG